From the genome of Methanocella sp.:
TATAAGATCGAATTTACTCAGGCCGACGTGAGCGGCGTGCGCGTCCTGAAGCTGGAGATCAGGGACACGCAGGAGCCGTGGACGGCGAACTCGAAGTTTAACTCGGACATCACGGTCACCGTGCCGAAGAGTAAGAAATACGACATGACCCTGGTAACGGTGAACGGCGACGTTCGCCTGGGGGAGTTTAACTGCGGCCAGCTTAAGATGGCAACGGTGAACGGCGGGCTGGCCTCGAAGGCGAGCAGCACGAACGCCACCATGGCCACGGTCAATGGCAACATCGACATCCAGACCGGCGCCCTGAAGGGTAACATTTTCCTGAACACTGTCAACGGCCATGTCGCCGTGACCATACCGAGGGACGCACCCCTGTCCCTGAACGCGCACCTGGTGAACGGTGTCATCACCGAGGATCTGCCGCTGGTCGTCAGCGAGAAGAGCCGGGTGGGCCTCGTCGGCAAGACTGCAAACTATACCGAGGGCATATACATCGAGACGTCCATCGTCAACGGCGATATCGACATAAGGGGCCGCTAGGCGGTTTCTTTACCTATTTTTTTACCCGGGGTTTTCGTTATTTTAGCTTAGCGATGCACGTACTGCTCGTCGGTTTTTCAACACGAAAGCACGAAAGACTATTTTATCCCACGTAAGAGCACTAAAATCACTAAGGCCCATGCCTGGCGCTTAAAACACGAAACAACCTCTCCAATGGCACTAAAGCGCTAAAGGATTGAAACACGAGAACGGCATGACTTTAATAGTTATGCTTTCCCTCGTGTTTCATTCTACTAGGGATGTTCGAGCCTTAGAGAGGTTGTTTCGTGTTTTGACGCTAAAGCATGAGCCTTAGTGAGGTTCGTGCCCTTACGTGGGATATAAAAGAATTCGTGATTTCGTGTTGAAAAAGCCGAACCATCCAGCGTTAGTCATATAATAATAAGCTCGAGGTTAGCGGCGCTTTTTTATCGGGAGTCGGTCGGATTTCACGCTGTACAGCCCCAGCAGCAGGCCGATGATGAGACAGAGGATGCTGATGACGAGGTCCGACAGCGCGAAGTACCCGCACCCGAAACCAAAGGCCACGGCCGTGATGGCGGTCGCGCCCCCGAGGCGATAGATGACGATGACGCTCACGATGAGCACGATGGCGGGCAAAAGCTGGAGCAACAGGAGGAGGACGTTCGAGTACTGCGGAGTAAGCGTCACGATAAGCTCCGTCACGCTCGCCCCCACCTCGTTCATGAAGGCGTTCACCGGGTTGAACTTTAAAGAATATAAAAACCCGTTGACGACGCCCAGGAGCACGATAAACTCCACGATCTGCGTATCCTGCTTAGAGCCCATCCTCGATACCAAGACCATAGACTTGCCGTAAGTATAAAAGCCGGTCGGTCATACACATTGATTTAAAAGTGGACCGTAACTTCGGCATCCTTATGCCAGGCAAATTAAACGGGAAGTGCTAACCCTATATACTCATATATATGGATACAGGAAGCTTGTGGAAAACCAGGTGCCCTCAGGCTAAATAAAAAATAACGTTTTTTATTGGTTACCATTCCAGGTATAAGTCAAGGTAGAATGGATTGTTTGATCCAATGCTATACAATGGGCTCGAATCTATTGTGAATTCTGCGTAAGGTCCTTCGATACTGGTGTCTATCGAATAAATGACCTGTAATGTCGCGGTCGACTGCCCATCATCAAACGTCGGTTGCTGATTTATATATAAATATTCACCCGGTATATTTGTATTCATTTCTACATGCGGTGATAAACTGCCACTCGTACTTGACCGGGTTAGTGTTATATTGACCTCCCATGTACCATGCTCAATTTCACTCACGTCCATGCTTGTGGTATCGAAGT
Proteins encoded in this window:
- a CDS encoding DUF4097 family beta strand repeat-containing protein, with translation MKLDKFLLITVGALFVIVLILLAFGGAAFLCLVATRGPIINTGQVMQKSYDYNGTIAGYDTAGLDVTNINGPVTVREGDGDAYAIHVNASGTATDFERYKIEFTQADVSGVRVLKLEIRDTQEPWTANSKFNSDITVTVPKSKKYDMTLVTVNGDVRLGEFNCGQLKMATVNGGLASKASSTNATMATVNGNIDIQTGALKGNIFLNTVNGHVAVTIPRDAPLSLNAHLVNGVITEDLPLVVSEKSRVGLVGKTANYTEGIYIETSIVNGDIDIRGR